The Blattabacterium sp. (Blatta orientalis) str. Tarazona genome contains the following window.
ATATGGTTTTTCAAAAAAAAGGATTTTCCATTCTCTAATTTTATCCAGGATGAGAAAGGAAAAATTTTTCGAAGAAAAGTTATATCCATTCTTTGATAAAAGAAATTCTTTTTTCTTGAAAAGAATTCACATTATCCGTAGTGTTCCAAAATATTTTTTTGTTTCTTTTTTTCTATAAAAATTTTGATAGAGATAATGTCCCCATAATTTATAATGATAGGGGGGATGACTTTGATCGGTAGTAAATGTGATTAAAAAAAAACTGTTATGCTTTTCTATTTTTGGTTTTTTTGAAAAAAAGATTTCTGTATTCCATAGAATAGTTAGTTTTTTTATTAGGGCTTTGAGTAAAAAAACCCCCCAGGATTTTATAAGGGATTCTCATATAAAAAATCTCTGAAAGCGGAGTCTTTACGTCAAAATATCGAATCTTTTCACGAGAAAAAAAACGTTAGGATTCTTATCAAAAAAAGGAATGAAGATTTCTTTTTCCTGATATTGAAATGAACCAAAATTATCTTGTCTAAAAAAATTATGAGAATAATATTTTTTTATAGAAAGAGATGTTATATCTAAATTTTTTTTTTGAGGATTTTCTTCAGTCCAGTATTTATAATTTTGAGGAGAAGGAAGAACAGAATGATAAATATTCATAGAAAAATTTTTTGGATCCATAGTTTTTATTTCCATGGAGGGAGAGACATAAAATCCTATAAATAAAAAAGTAAAAATGAATATTTTCATATAATTAATAATTGCAATTGGATTACAAATTCTACTACTTATAAATATCCATAGATATGAAAAATTTATTTATCTTTGTAAGAGGTAGATTCTGAAAAAATATAGATAATCTTCAATTTCATTTTCATTAGTCAGTCCTTAACAAGGGAAAGGAAAATATTTCTGAGGCTCGTCTTTGTGGCGGCCTTTTTTTCATCATGTCAAAATGTTATAAATCATGTTCAAATTTAGTTTTAGAACTATTCAGAAAAAAATTTTGGCTGATAGTACTACACCAATAGAATTATATTTAAAACTAAGAGATCGTTTTCCGAAAACTTTATTATTAGAAACTTCCGATTATTCTATTAAAAATAGATATTCTTCCATTCTTTGTATTAATCCAGTTTCTGAATTGATTTTAGATAAAAATGTAGTACGTATATCGTATCCAAATTGTGTTCATAAACATATTTTCATAAATGATAGATTGGATCTTCCAATTTTAATTGATGATTTTTTCCAAAAATTTCAAAGTGAAAACACTTCAATTTCTTATTCTGGTTTTTATGGATATATATCTTACGATAGTATTCAATATTTTGAAAATATTCAGTTTCATGTTCCTATTAAAGAATCTTATAATTTACCACAAATCAGATTTGGATTTTATGGAAATTTAATAATATTTCATCCATTTTATAATGAAATGTATCTAATAGAACATAAATTTCCTAATGTTGAAAATCTATCTATAGATCAATTAATTGAATTAGTTAAAAGAAAAAATTTTTCGGTTTTTTATTTCAAATCTATAGGAAGTCGTTCGTCTAACGTTACAGATCAAGAATATCAAAAAATGGTAGATAGAGGAATAAAAGCTTGTTTACGTGGAGATGTGTTCCAAATTGTCCTATCCCGTCAATTTCAACAAAAATTTAAAGGAGATGAGTTTAATGTGTATCGTTCTTTACGATTTATTAATCCTTCTCCATATTTATTTTATTTTGATTATGGAAACTATAAGTTATTTGGTTGTTCTCCAGAATCTCAATTGATTATTCATAATCAAATTGCCTACATAAATCCGATAGCAGGGACGATAAGAAGATCAGGGGATGAAAATACAGATAAAAAATTATCTGAAGATCTTTCTAAGAATCCTAAAGAAAATGCAGAACATGTCATGTTAGTTGATTTAGCAAGAAATGATTTAAGTAGAAATTCCTCCAATGTAAGAGTAGAATATTTTAAGGAAATACAAGAATTTTCACATGTATTACATATGGTCTCCAAAGTATCTGGAAAATTGGAAAAAAATATATCCATTATAAAAGTATTTGGAGATTCTTTTCCTGCAGGAACACTTTCTGGAGCACCTAAATACAAAGCTATGGAATTGATTGATCAAATAGAAAATCAACATAGAGGAGTATATGGTGGAGCCATTGGATTTTTTGGATTAGATAATAATTATATTAATACAGCTATTGTTATTCGTTCTTTTGTCAGTAAAAACAATATTCTTTTTTTTCAGGCTGGAGCAGGCATAGTTTCCGATTCTAAAGAAGAAAAAGAGTTGGAAGAAGTGAATAATAAACTTATGGCCTTATTTAAGGCTATAGAATTAGCTCAAAATATATGAAGAAGTATGAGAAGTAAAATACTAATATTGGATAATTATGATTCTTTTACATACAATCTTGTTCACGCAGTAAAAAAACTTACAAAAAATCCTGTAAAAGTATCTAGAAACAATGAAATTAAACTTTCGGATATAGAAAAATACAGAAAAATAATTCTTTCTCCAGGGCCTGGTATTCCTGATGAGGCGCATATTTTAAAACCTTTAGTCAAAAAATATGCTTCTACTAAAAGTATTTTTGGAGTTTGTTTAGGTCAGCAAGCTATAGGAGAAGTATTTGGAGCTACTCTTCTAAATACTAAAGAAGTTTATCATGGAATAACTAGTTTAATCAAAATTGTTGATCCACAAGAAATTCTTTTTCAAAAAATTCCTAGAGAGATAAAAGTTGGACGTTATCATTCCTGGATCATCTCTCCCCGAAATTTTCCTAGAGATCTTAAGATTACAGCTATTGGAGATAAAGGAGAAATTATGGCTTTACGTCATAGATTTTATGATGTACGTGGAGTTCAATTTCATCCAGAATCTATTTTAACTCCATATGGAGAAAAAATTATAGATAATTGGTTGAATATGAATTAATTATGTTAAAAATATTGAATCATCTCTTTTTAGAAAAAACTCTTACAAAAGAAGAAGCTAAAAATATTCTTATAGATCTATTAAAAGGAAAAATAAATCCTACTCAAGTCATGGCCATGGCAATAGTGTATAACATGAGAAAACCTTCTTTAGATGAAATATTAGGATTTCAGAAGGCTTTGATGGAATTATGTATTCCAGTGAATCTAACAGATTTTCATGCTATTGACATTGTTGGAACAGGTGGAGATGGAAAAAATACTTTCAATATTTCTACTCTAGCATGTTTTATTGTTGCAGGAGCAGGAGAAAAAGTAATCAAACATGGAAATTTTGGTTTTTCCTCCAGAACTGGATCTTCAAATCTTTTAGAAGAGTTAGGTTACCATTTCACGAATAAAGAAGAAAAATTAAGAAAACAATTAGAAGAAGCGGGATTTTGTTATTTACATGCTCCTATATTTCATCCGACATTAGATATCCTGTCTTCTATAAGGAAAGAACTAGGCATAAGAACTTTTTTTAATCTACTTGGACCATTATTAAATCCTGGAAAACCAAAAAATCAATTATTAGGAGTTCACAATCTAGAATTAGCCAGAATGTATTATTATATATATCAAAATACGGAGAATAATTACGCGATCATTCACAGCTTAGATGGTTATGATGAAATTTCACTTACTGGGGATATAAAATGTTATTCTCCAAATGGAGAAGAATTTTATACTGTAGAAGAATTAGGAAAAAATAAGATTAATCCTGAGGAATTAAAAGGTGGAAAAGATACGGAAGAAAATACACGGATATTTATTAGAGTATTATCTGGAGAAGGAACTGTAGCTCAAAATGAAGTTGTTTTAATCAACGCTACATTTGCCTTGAGTCTTTTAAATAAAGATAGTTGGGAACATAATTATGATAAAGCGAAATATTCTCTGGAAAGCGGAAAAGCTAAAAATATTCTCAAAAAGTTGTTAGATTTATGAATATTCTTGATAAAATTATTTCTGTAAAGCAAAAAGAAGTATCCAAAAATAGGATCCTCTATCCCATACAAAAACTGGAAAAGAGTATTCTATTTAATAGAAAATCTCTTTCTTTAGTTAGGAGTATAGAAAAAAGTTTCGCTGGAATTATTGCAGAATTTAAGCGTAAGTCTCCTTCTAAAGGAATAATCAATGATACAATATCCATGGAAAAAGTGGTCAAAGATTATGAAAAAGCTGGTGCTAGTGGAATATCTATTCTTACAGATTATTCCTTTTTTTCTGGAAAAAATGAAAACTTAACAAAAACACGTTCAATTGTTTCTATTCCTTTATTAAGAAAGGATTTTATTATTGATGAATATCAAATTATAGAATCAAAATCTATAGGAT
Protein-coding sequences here:
- a CDS encoding anthranilate synthase component I family protein, whose product is MFKFSFRTIQKKILADSTTPIELYLKLRDRFPKTLLLETSDYSIKNRYSSILCINPVSELILDKNVVRISYPNCVHKHIFINDRLDLPILIDDFFQKFQSENTSISYSGFYGYISYDSIQYFENIQFHVPIKESYNLPQIRFGFYGNLIIFHPFYNEMYLIEHKFPNVENLSIDQLIELVKRKNFSVFYFKSIGSRSSNVTDQEYQKMVDRGIKACLRGDVFQIVLSRQFQQKFKGDEFNVYRSLRFINPSPYLFYFDYGNYKLFGCSPESQLIIHNQIAYINPIAGTIRRSGDENTDKKLSEDLSKNPKENAEHVMLVDLARNDLSRNSSNVRVEYFKEIQEFSHVLHMVSKVSGKLEKNISIIKVFGDSFPAGTLSGAPKYKAMELIDQIENQHRGVYGGAIGFFGLDNNYINTAIVIRSFVSKNNILFFQAGAGIVSDSKEEKELEEVNNKLMALFKAIELAQNI
- a CDS encoding aminodeoxychorismate/anthranilate synthase component II; translated protein: MRSKILILDNYDSFTYNLVHAVKKLTKNPVKVSRNNEIKLSDIEKYRKIILSPGPGIPDEAHILKPLVKKYASTKSIFGVCLGQQAIGEVFGATLLNTKEVYHGITSLIKIVDPQEILFQKIPREIKVGRYHSWIISPRNFPRDLKITAIGDKGEIMALRHRFYDVRGVQFHPESILTPYGEKIIDNWLNMN
- the trpD gene encoding anthranilate phosphoribosyltransferase, whose protein sequence is MLKILNHLFLEKTLTKEEAKNILIDLLKGKINPTQVMAMAIVYNMRKPSLDEILGFQKALMELCIPVNLTDFHAIDIVGTGGDGKNTFNISTLACFIVAGAGEKVIKHGNFGFSSRTGSSNLLEELGYHFTNKEEKLRKQLEEAGFCYLHAPIFHPTLDILSSIRKELGIRTFFNLLGPLLNPGKPKNQLLGVHNLELARMYYYIYQNTENNYAIIHSLDGYDEISLTGDIKCYSPNGEEFYTVEELGKNKINPEELKGGKDTEENTRIFIRVLSGEGTVAQNEVVLINATFALSLLNKDSWEHNYDKAKYSLESGKAKNILKKLLDL